A region of the Silene latifolia isolate original U9 population chromosome 9, ASM4854445v1, whole genome shotgun sequence genome:
atgttcattgatgatatcttagtctattctaagactaaggggGAAcacgaggagcatttgaggttagTATTGTAGATTTGGAGAGGTAAACATGTGTATGCTAAGTAGTCTaaatgtgagttttggttagagaaggTGGTCTTTCTGGGTCATGTAATTTCTAAGGAAGGTGTAGCAGGGGAGCcaagtaagattgaggccgtgtcGAACTgcgaagcaccgaagaatgtggctaAAAttcagagtttcttgggtttggccgAGTATtacaggcggttcgtgaaagatttttctAAGATAGCACGACCAATGACAGCACTTATGAGGAAGGAGAATAagtttcattgggatgagagttatgAAAAAGCGTTCCAAACCATAATGGAGCGTTTGACTAAAGCTCATATCCTAGCCTTGCCTGAAGGGAGAGAAAACTTTGAAGTTTATACTAatgcttcgaagaatggtttgggttgtgAATTGATGTAGAAGGGGAATATTATTTCTTATGCCTCGAGAcagctgaagccgtatgaggagaactatcctactcatgactTTGAGTTTGACGCGGTTGTGTTTGCTTTGAAGTTTATGAGACATTACTTATATGAGGCGACCTTAAAGGTGTTTCGGATCACAAGAGCCTAAAATACATCAACACCCAAAGGAAGTTAAACATGCGACAAAGGAGATGGATGGAATTGATAGGTGACTACGACATGGAGATTGTTTACCACGAGGGGAAGGATAACATTGTCGTCGATGCgctgagtaggaagagtgtacattctctaaACACTGCTATATCGATGATACGAGTGAAAAAAGAGGTAGAAAAGATGGGAATTCATATGATCCAAAAAGGGGATGTTATTAGTGACTTAACTATGGAACCGAGCTTTACGATGAGATTAGAAAGAAGCGGTTACTATATCCTAAGATCCGGGAGTGGAAGGATGTAATAGAAAAGGGTACTATATCGAGATTCATGATTCATGCTGAAGGCAGCGTTCGATTTTATGATAAATTGTGTGTGCCTAGTGATGACTAGCTAAAGAGAATGATTTTGATTGAGGCTCATTGTACACCTTAGTCTATACACCATGGGGGTGATAAGTTGTACAACGATTTGAAaaagacgttttggtggccagGTATGAAGAAGAAGGTTGCATAATTCATTGCTACGtgcttgacatgccagagagtcaAGGTGAGCATCgtagaccacaaggtaagatttagTCACTAGAGGTGCCTAAGTGGAACTAAGAGTCGATATCCATGGTTTCATTGTCGGGTTACCGAGGACACAGAAGGGGAATAACATGATTTGTGTGATAATTGATCGACTAACAAAGTTAGCTCATTTTATTTCGATAAAAGATACTAGGAGTAAGATCGAGTTGGCTAATGGGTATAGAAAGAATGTGGTGAAATTGCATGGGGTACCGAAAGATATTTTATCGGACCGAGATTCAAGGTTTATATCGagattttggcaagagttgccgGATTCTTTGGGGACTATATTGAAAATGTGTACGGAATACCACCCGGCGACCGATGAACAAACGGAGAGGACTATTCAgactttggaagatatgttgcgagcttttATATTGGAATTTGGTGGTACTTGGAATGATCGGCTAGACTTGATCGAGTTCTCGCACAATAATAGCTATCACACAAGCATCGAGATGGTACCATTCGAAGCATTATATgggaggaagtgtaggagtcatGTGTGTTGGGATGACAGTTCGTAAGCGCTGGTTCTAGGACCACAAATGATTAGACATGATAGAGCAGGCTCATCTAATCCGACAAAAGATGAAGGCGGTGCAGGatcggcaaaagagttatgcgatcTTGCATCGTCGTGATATAGAGTTTAAGGCAGATGACAAAGTCCTATTGAAGTTGTCACGAATGCGGGGAGTGATGAGATTCGCCAAAAGGGGAAAGTTGAGCCAAACGTTTATAGGCCCTTATGTTTTGGACGGGATCGGGAAAGAGGTGGGTGACAACGTCCAATTGAAGGTGTCACCAATGCAAGAAGTGATGAGATTCGGAAAAATAGATAAGTTGAGGCAAAAGTCTATAGGCTCTTATGATATTTTTGACAGGATCGAGAAAGTGGTTTATCGTTTAGCACTTTCGTCGACACTTGATCGGGTTCACAATGTATTTCATATGTCACAGCTACGAAAGTATGTAATTTACCCGACACATGTAGTTGAGGCAGAGACGATTGAGCTATATGATGCACTAACATATGTAGAATTACCTAAGGAGATCATTGATCGAAAGGTGCGCAAGACAAAGAATAAGGAGACAACGTTAATACTTAAGGTGATATGGTCTAAGGATAACGTGAAAGAGGCCACGTGAGAACCGGATGAGGCCATGAAGTAACGCTAACTACATCTTTTTgagcaggtatgtttggttacgaggtCGTAACCTTATTCTTTTCAGGGAGATTTGAGAGATCGCAATTGTTTTAGCGGTTTTGGTGTACATTGTGGTTGTTATTTTAGAGGTATTTTGTTCTTTGTATTAAGATTTATAACCTTTTGGGCAGCTTGGAGGTATGTCGGAATTAAAGGAGGGTATAATGTGGAGGTATGAGTGtgaacttcgaggatgaagtttaaggaggaaagactatAATACTCCGCATTTCTATGCAGTGGCACTTGCTCGAGTAGGGTGGTCACTCGGCAGAGTGTGTCTTACTAGCTAGGACAAGTGTTTTTGATCGAGTGGGTGTCTTGTTAATTGTGATTGTGAAGCCATATCCGGAGATGGACTTCATCCCATGTATTGCCTCTTGTGACTCCTggcacaagggggatgtgcacatcaaGGATCTGGGTTTGCTCCTTCCAATGAGCGGGGCTTTTGATGTTCACTACTGCGATCTGACATCGACAGAAGTTGGTTACCTGTTGGGATGGGAACTAGGCTACTCGATGCGATGATTGCCATTTGGTGTCCGCGCTGCTGTTCGGACACAGGTTACTGGAGTTTATGGTTATCAAGGATGGATTGGAGTGGTTATGTGTTTTATTGCTTGTGATTACATATCTATGCTTATGATTAGTTATATTACTGTTACTGCCCTTCTTATGTTTTCAAAATTGTGGTGAACTATTTGATATTTCCGGCAAATGGGGAGCAGTGAGTCCAGTAGGTATCAATGATGGAGCTTATGTGCGGGATTGGACGGGACGCTTGGCGAATCATTTCATTTGTAGCTTCCACTGAGTATAGTAGACAGTTAGCACATTTTGATTTATGAGTTGTATCTTGGAATGTGGAATTTGTAACTGTATTATCTTTACTTTACTTTAATAAATATTTCTTTATGGTATATTTGATAtgtactacctcgggtaaccgagatggtagcaagCTTATTTACTAGGAAAGGCCTCGCTAAAGGCATTTtggtaaatgggggtgttacagtaacctAAATGAGTAGTGCCTAAAGAGATTGAaaatactactcatatcaacaaagtgcacatTCTTTTCAGATTATCCATGTGAACGAACttcacagttaagcgtgctttgTTGAGAGTAGTATTAGGATAGGTGACTTCCTAGGAAGGTTCCCAGGATGCACATGAGTGAGTACAAAATATACTGAAAAGGATCCGTGTTAATTAATCTATGGGCCAAGTACATAGCCTAACGAATTATCACGAGTAACCGCTCATAACCCAGGGTTTGGGCTAGGGTGTTACAATCATGTTAAGTTAAATTAACTTCATGAGCTAGTGATCAATATAATAAGTTGAATTAAGTTTATTTAAgtttaattaagttatttttaAGGGAGTTATGTTGAACTAAGTAACTTTAGTTAAGTTAGGTTGAATTAAGCTTACCTATGTTAAGTTATGTTTAATTAGTGTAAATAGATTATTGTTTGTTATCAAATTGATTAAAGTATTACCAAACATTCGTTTGTCATATCATGTCCATACAAATTGTATCACTATAGTGTCCACCACGTCATTAATCCGCACCACCCTCTTTCCTCCATTAGGAGCCCGCCATATCATAAATCCACACCTCTCTCATTTCCCATTAACATGTCAAATCACCAACTTAATGGTGATATTAACAGTTTAATTAAGTTGATTTTAGTGGGTGAAAGTGGAAAATGTggattgatgatatggtggacaaCTAATCGGTGAAAGTGGTAGGTATGGATTACTGATGTGGCAGAATTCTAAATCACCGATAATGACACTACTTTTATTAACAAGATACTAGACGACATATGTATTACACAAAGATCGAGCTGAGATTGGCTAAATCTGAACCGAGCCTGAGCTCAAGAAGGCTCGGCTCGGCTCGACTCGGAAATCGTTTAGGTTCGTTTATAATTTCATTTGTATATTTTTTATAcagtaatattaattttatttcaaattatatGTGCTTTATCACTTTAGTTATCCAACCCTCGGACGACACCTGATAGTTTACatgcaaaaataataataataatttaatttaatttaatttaacttaACTTAAATGGTCTTTGATCATCCTTAATTAAAGAGTACACAAATAAACCTAATATCTTACTTAGAGTTAACTAAAGTgaatttaaattaaaattaattctaatactACGGtcttctaagtctgttactcagCCGAATATGGCTGACTCGGCCAAGTAGTGTATCTTgtatttctggtcaggctactgtctaggaatactcggccgagtatgggaatacttgaccgagtaggggatactcggtcgagtataatctatactcgaccgagtatccggtctgacgatgTTCATTTctgcggtttgatttagagaggattagattTATATAAACGAGAGTCTTGCTCATCCTTCCTtcgcgtcgattgtgtcggtatgCCTCTAGTTCTATGAGTTTTGTCTTTTGTCTTTCAGGGTTTTGCCCTAGTTtatgatttgggggaaaggggattttggcatgtttgtaattggaattatatgattattgttaggtggagatttcATAGAGGAGCCGTTTTAGCCTGCTTGATTGTATCGTGTTagattgtgctaaggtagggtttccctactcggtttactgtttaattgatttaagatatgtgtaataattgtttgtacgattgatattgtgattgattgttgttggtggattggagtatggtgttggtgttgagatGGGTGATGATGTTCgcaaggtgcgtcctcggctgagtggagtcacttacgggagtggcttcacgccctagattcgtgctatgtggaacccgccacaggaggagatgtgcacattaatgaacaaggttatcgctcattatTGAGCGGgagcttaggtgggcaaggttgcggtcccccactggcagggctacatactttagtgtgtagtcagttacgagatatgattgggagttggaggtggattgtgaacagctgttatctttatcatactttgtcttattttgattatgcagtgaactgaccccgttgttgttttgtaaaatctgtggtgatccattcggggatggtgagcagtttgtGACAGGTGATTGTTGATACCCTATCCGTCGATATAGGAATTtattgtagggaaatatccgtaaaattcccttaattttaaggattataacgtaaatataacctgcgatttatggtcataaacgaaatacaatagaaaacgataaagattaagaatcaacctcgggtccattgatgcgcggcgtaaagaacagaaatcaacagagatttcctcctaatcgttgcacccaagaccgtctgagactatgcccttgtgctagaaatgctctctaattgacttgcaatatcgagagagctattgtgaggttattcgatgtgagatctagaaatttcagagaagaatgctccgaaaccctaatttttgagaCAAATGAATTGCTTAGGTCAAAatgagagggagcctctccttttgttgtctcggtccgcgggtcatgagaggagggagtgggctttccactttctcctcatttttaacttgtggtccgatcaatttcgctaaaatgtatatgacgggttttattataaactgtcatcggttatcggttattaatacatcgactaatgacacggattagttgaaatattaatacatgtccgacaaagacaatattgtataattaattcaatatacattaatcaaatataaatcgtttatattcaatttacgaattaactgcttaattcgtcttagccattattatttaatccgtattaaataattgtctcaacatcgcgtttgactaattactagtcaataactccgactaactggttagtcaaatttggcatcaacatgatgtattttcatcgccacatctctcaaacgtatcctataggtgtgacttttagggaccagttgatcaccgccatctgtatgacaataacgtcaaacttatctagcaagccaaccgttattcataaacgtggatcaactgataataataccaaaagtatgccctttgatccttttagagatttgtaagtccttgcactaactcgtaaaggacaccagccccaacaagctcccacttgtccgtacaagtgtacgtgcaatgacgttatccgcactaactggaggacacagctccaacaaactcccacttgtccgtacaagtgtatgtgcgataaccgattctcatactcatttaaaatttctcccactcaatgtaaaacaatttgcagatccggatccgcaaaggtcgtattttacaatcgatctgtatcaagagtggtttccccgactagagagtaacttaactgataaaacgaatccgtatccgagcatggccatgcattttagttctgactcctcgagtggccccgagaaatatcgagtgccgataaaggctgaatatttccttcaactcgactccttccgatctaagcacaccatgaaatgacccagaaaaaatctacttggccccctgttacggatgaccgtgagaaagaaaccaaagtcacccaaaatctgccgtagtctcaagagacagtcgatagtcaaaagaatcgactcttaggatcaccatggaggtcctatccacgacctggcaccgaatgttataaaacatttaggactccacgtcgatgtcacaattgtgtcctacgagatatccgtataactcgcctctgtgattggtcagtcaaccgtttgacttatggctcgttgaacccaccatcaaccaacgtcacaaaataattgccgagttatcagctcatgtgggcaattaaggaccaaaaatataatgtttgttcagttcactttgtggtgttcaaaattgtcgtacaaattccacatgaaaaacaaaatatataaatatcaaaacgatgatgtcgtatagagtacataagggaatgaatctaatccataaaagagtactacaacttaggaacacgtttaattcccatggaattaacgtgcccttcatgcttatcttgtcgtaatggtttagtgagaggatatgctatgttatcatctgtagcaatcttttctatcactacttccttttgctccacgtaatctctgattagatgagctttccgttgtacatgtctagacttgttgctagactttggctccttagcttggaagatggcaccactattgtcgcaatagatggtgatcgggtcattcgaactaggcactacggatagtccatgtaagaattgacgcatccatatcgcttcctttgtagcttcagacgcggcatagtactcggactcggttgtAGAATCTGaatgtaacagtttgtttggaactcttccggtgatcagcgccattaagagtaaaaacgaatccggaccgagatttcgagtcatctcgatccgtttggaagctagcatctgcagaaaccggttgcgcatagcttttgagggcctccataagtcaatgcccaatctttagtcctccgtaggtacttaagaatgttcttgacagccagccaatgtgattcaccggatctttgttggaattgacttgtcatactcaatgcatatgccacgtccggacgtgtgcatatcatggcatacatgattgatcctatagccgaggcataaggaatccgtgtcatgcgctctttctcttccggtgtctcgggtgcccgagacttgctcaaatgcacccctggagccataggaagaaacccctttagagttagtcatctttgaatctctctaggactttgtcgaTGTAAGACTCtgccgagagataacatccgacgtgatctatctcgatagatacggatgcccaaaattctttgtgcctcacccagatctttcatctggaaatggtttttcaaccatacttttaccgaagttaagagaggtatgtcattcccaatcaggagtatgtcgtcaacatacaatattagaaagacaatcttgctcccactcgacttgatatacagacatggttcctcgaccgatcgaatgaatccattttcttttatcacttggtcgaagcgatgattccaactccgagatgcttgcttaagtccataaatggaacgcttaagcttgcacactttcttaggatgttgtggatcgatgaaaccttcgggttgtaccatgtacaactcttcctccaaaaaaccgtttaagaaggcggttttcacatccatttgccaaatttcatagtcatgaaaagcggcgatcgctaagataatccgaatggagcgcagcatgactacgggtgcaaagatctcatcataatgcaaacctggcacttgggtgaaacctttagcaactagtcgtgctttatagatatcttgttgaccttccacataatgctttatcttgtaaagccatttgcattgaaggggacgaaccttagcaggtaagtcaacaagatcccacacgttgttctaatacatggagtccatctcggattgcatggcctcaagccatagctttgagtcagaactagtcatggcacctttataggttgcgggttcactactcgttaagagtagaatgtcatctatgtcatgttcctcgaccataccaatgtatctgtccggaggaatagagactcttaccgacctcctaggttcctcaggaatattaaccgcagccgggattgaaagaattggttcctccaatggttgctcggtatttggttctggaacctccaatagctcgaaggttctatcactctttgcattctcgagaaattccttctctaagaatgtcgcactagccgcaacaaaaacacgttgttcggttggcgaatagaagtaatgaccaagtgttcctttaggataacctataaagtatgtcttgaccgatcgcgggccgagcttatcctcgtgtctccacttgacataagcctcgcagccccaaacccgtataaaggacaagttagggaccgttcccttccatagttcatatggagtcttgtcatgagctttagacggacttcggttaagtattagagcagcggtgacagagaagagcataaccccataatgaatcgggtaataccgtgtgactcatcatggatcgaaccatatcaagtagagttcgatttctccgttcggacacgccattcaaccgaggtgttccggtggagttaagcgtaaggcaatcccacagtccttaaggtgttgatcaaactcgtgagaaagatactcgccaccacgatccgaacgcagtgttttaatctttctacccaaagaggttcGTGCCActttcggtattctttgaatttctcaaaggattcacttttgtgcttcattaagtagacatagccatatctacttaaatcgtccgtgaaagtgatgaaatacctatagccttctcgtgcggtgattgacataggtccacatacatccgtgtgtatgagccctaataggtcagcagcgcgcattccaacacctttgaaggaaatccgagtcatcttaccgatgagacatgattcacacgtgccaaatgattgaaaatcaaaggccgagatagcaccatttttgatgagctgttttacgcgtttctcattaatgtgtcccacggcgattgccatagatacgtttgatctttgtcaccaacctttaactttttattcattacgtgtaatatttcggtggtccgatctaaaacataaattccgttaatggagcgccttgccataaatcatattgtgtaatgagaaaatgcaagaattattctctattacaaatgaaaaaccaagtttgtcaagttcgtaaaccgaaataatgtttttagaaagactgggtacataatagcgattatataaagataactcaaatccgctaggaagctggatcacatatgttcccctcgagacggcagccactcgtgctccattcccgacacgcagtccacctcaccctttacgaggggttcgatgtttcggagcccccgcacatgattacacagatgagaaccacaacgagtatctagtacccaagttccgtaacttgcgtggttaatctcaatcatatgaataaaagtagaagaggaagaaaacataccaacaggtttaacgcgacctgcctttatgtcctcatggtatacgggacatgtacgcctctaatgcccagtcttgtggcaatggtgacactccatgttaccatccttgctctttgtcgcgcctgatgagttgctcgactcaccagaccACTCTtacgaacccgacttcttgaacttcggtttacctcgaTAGGTccgctttagctttgcccttacccttgcccttgtttgacacaacgagaacatcttgtttcatgctcccctttgaacttcatgtccttctcggcccatgtacgagaagtgagtgcagtttatggggacttttcttcaaatcattcatatagtaattcgctctaaagagcgcaaaaccatcgtggagtgaatgaagcatgcggtcaatgacgatgttctcgctgatcttgcaatcaagcgtctccagcttctcgacattctcaatcatgctaagaatgtgtgggctaactggttggcccttctggagtctcgcatcaaagaagcgagtggtatgctcataggtcacgattctcggtgctttcgagaattccttagtgagcgtggtgaaaatcttgtttgcaccatgggctatgaagcatttctgcaaattgggttccattgcaaaaatgagtacgtttttaatcgcacccgcttccatacagaaatcgttaaacttggcgatctcgttagctctagccgtgggacctgggtttggcgggatgggctcaattagatatttgagctttccgtcagcagcggcagcattccgtaatgccgcctcccagtccgcgaagtttgatccatcattcttcagtcgagtagactgattcatctgattcatgaagatccgaagccaggactcacggtccaatgtggcacttggcattgggtcattagtaggaccagccatttcgttatagcagtttaaaaattcgtgttctacactgaaaaagaaagaaaaacaaaaacgaaataagcaactcatcgaggtgatttaagtctatttaaaatgtattttaacgtgtagactcaagcacttgcataattgatcttcctcaagaatgatacaagtgatcccaagactcaatttccgtaaattgataagccaactgtttagctaattcttccgtaagaactcttggtcgatagatttctgtaaatcctatctatagtccaccatgatcacaggatcgtacgagtgaccatagtgttgagataaaataggtcaatcggttccaacttacccgacgtagaaggggtcatattatgcctaccgacgaagaagggactcattggagtttgacctataaagaccattctcaatttttgtttacacgaggaagatcccatcaacttaattttaattcataataagtgaacgaataactagcgtctgcgtgaatgaattaatttaggtgatggcttggaattgatcgtgtgacatgagaatgtcaaagaaaactaacttgtgacctctatatgtgtcagttttcaggcaataattaggtggtttggttttaggcggaatatgatgcatattatcgttacgaaaaataaataaaagaatgcaatacgtaaataaaattcctagtgtggcctatcctagtaaaaagaacataatacaactttggaatacaccgttggacccgaaaagcttgtcttgatgttccatctttgtccattcagcgggagtgagcatccggttctccatctttggtcttctcaaaattacaattcaaaatttacaaatataaacctatttacattctaaatacaaaaaaaactgtaattacaagtgaaaaatccaaaacggagatacgagatctcaaaatacaaccaagaccgtgttccttcattacggtaacacgttccactaaggccacactaagttacaaccgtttgtaaaaataaatacgtaattaaaagcattcaaggcattcaacaaaacgataaataaaatgcatcaactaaaacaaatttattcgtgacataattccgtaattatgataaatttatccaaaccacctttaacgattaaaatttatgtgataaaaccgcttctatcagtttaattttaatctaatacaatccATTACTTTAAATACAatttaaaataactatatggtacgtgagtgaactgtttcactatcaagcgagtgtacaacatccgtatgatgtacattttatggccaaaatagaatttaaaacaaaagagaataaaattcaaagctgccaaaacaaaatccctcgatccagggacaaaagtgctcgatcgaggaacaacagggctcgatcgactgaactgctagtcgatcgagaggtatgccaaacagtaagtactcgatcgacagaactagAGGTCGATCGACGACTTTAATTAGCAAAACTGTTTGATCGAGTACAaggacctctcgatcgaacagtggggttttaaacagaggtcgatcgagtaaagcatgtGCTCGATCGAACGAAAACCTGacagaaaagctctcgatcgacaaGAAAAAAAAGGTTCGATCAAGAGGAAAACATGCTGAAactttaaaaccctcgtgaaaacagaatTGTCGAAACAAAACC
Encoded here:
- the LOC141601080 gene encoding uncharacterized protein LOC141601080, producing the protein MIEQAHLIRQKMKAVQDRQKSYAILHRRDIEFKADDKVLLKLSRMRGVMRFAKRGKLSQTFIGPYVLDGIGKEVGDNVQLKVSPMQEVMRFGKIDKLRQKSIGSYDIFDRIEKVVYRLALSSTLDRVHNVFHMSQLRKYVIYPTHVVEAETIELYDALTYVELPKEIIDRKVRKTKNKETTLILKVIWSKDNVKEAT